From Rhodobium gokarnense, a single genomic window includes:
- a CDS encoding N-carbamoyl-D-amino-acid hydrolase: MSRIVNVAAAQMGPIALDEPRSSAVSRMMALLRQAKDEHADLVVFPELALTTFFPRWYMVTDAEIERFFERGMPNPDVQPLFDLARELRIGFNFGYAELTPDGQRFNTAILVDKAGQIVGKYRKVHLPGHFDNEPWRPFQHLEKRYFETGNLGFPVVEAFGGKVGMCICNDRRWPETYRVMGLKGAEMIVLGYNTPLHYPPAPEHDHLQDFHNRLVMQAGAYQNGTWVVGVAKAGREEGCDLIGGSCIVAPTGEVVAECAGLEDEVVVALCDLDRCQEIKSNVFNFALHREPENYQLITAAKGAVSGDTK, translated from the coding sequence ATGTCCCGTATCGTAAACGTCGCCGCCGCCCAGATGGGCCCGATCGCCCTTGACGAGCCGCGCTCCTCCGCCGTCTCGCGGATGATGGCGCTGCTGCGCCAAGCCAAGGACGAGCACGCGGATCTCGTCGTCTTTCCGGAGCTGGCGCTCACCACCTTCTTTCCGCGCTGGTACATGGTGACCGATGCCGAGATCGAGCGGTTCTTCGAACGCGGCATGCCGAACCCGGACGTCCAGCCGCTGTTTGACCTCGCCCGAGAGCTCCGGATCGGCTTCAATTTCGGCTATGCCGAACTGACGCCGGACGGGCAGCGCTTCAACACCGCGATCCTCGTCGACAAGGCGGGCCAGATCGTCGGCAAATACCGCAAGGTGCATCTGCCGGGGCATTTCGACAACGAGCCCTGGCGGCCGTTCCAGCACCTGGAAAAGCGCTATTTCGAGACCGGCAATCTGGGCTTTCCCGTGGTCGAAGCCTTCGGCGGCAAGGTCGGCATGTGCATCTGCAACGACCGGCGCTGGCCGGAGACCTATCGGGTGATGGGCCTGAAGGGCGCCGAGATGATCGTCCTCGGCTACAACACGCCGCTGCACTATCCGCCGGCGCCGGAGCACGACCATCTGCAGGACTTCCACAACCGGCTCGTCATGCAGGCCGGGGCGTACCAGAACGGCACCTGGGTCGTCGGCGTTGCCAAGGCCGGCCGCGAGGAGGGCTGCGATCTCATCGGCGGTTCCTGCATCGTCGCGCCGACGGGCGAGGTGGTTGCCGAATGCGCGGGTCTTGAAGACGAGGTGGTCGTTGCCCTTTGCGACCTCGACCGCTGCCAGGAGATCAAGTCCAACGTCTTCAACTTCGCGCTCCACCGGGAGCCGGAAAACTATCAACTGATCACCGCAGCCAAGGGCGCGGTCTCCGGAGACACCAAATGA
- a CDS encoding pyridoxal-phosphate dependent enzyme, whose translation MSLGLERDIIDQAAYDKNLQHLRGAGVTLPKIADLADPPARLAEKAAEIAGIDPDTPAAENLFRVHWHNDTSRRGLADVPDHVVLGPELTGVDAKIVVALGNRFPMIHAHKVLAAYGCLVPRLLSGKFDAGRHRAVWPSTGNYCRGGVAISRILGCRSIAVLPEGMSKERFRWLEEWTADPADIVRTPGTESNVKEIYDACHELAKDDENIIFNQFSEFGNYIVHRAVTGPALARTFAAVGEGLRPRAFVSASGSAGTLAAGDFLKAELGTDICVVEATECPTLLYNGYGEHNIQGIGDKHVPLIHNVLNTDFVIGVSDRATDNLNLVFNTTAGRDYLRNRTGLSQEALAGLGDLGLSSIANILGAVKYAKYMGLGPDDAVLTVATDGAAMYETELAMAEEKVPGGRFEALDAAEAYGRYMLGAATDHTVELGRFDCERIFNLGYYTWVEQQGVSLADFDARRDQAFWDGLMDLVGIWDGMIEAFNKA comes from the coding sequence ATGAGCCTCGGGCTGGAACGCGACATCATCGATCAGGCCGCCTACGACAAGAACCTGCAGCACCTGCGCGGCGCCGGCGTCACCCTGCCGAAGATCGCCGACCTTGCCGACCCGCCGGCGCGGCTGGCGGAGAAGGCGGCCGAGATCGCCGGCATCGATCCGGACACGCCCGCGGCGGAGAACCTCTTTCGCGTCCACTGGCACAACGATACGAGCCGGCGCGGCCTCGCCGACGTCCCCGATCACGTGGTGCTCGGGCCGGAGCTGACCGGGGTGGATGCCAAGATCGTGGTTGCGCTCGGCAATCGCTTTCCGATGATCCACGCCCACAAGGTTCTCGCCGCCTATGGCTGTCTGGTGCCGCGGCTGTTGTCGGGAAAATTCGATGCCGGCAGGCACCGTGCCGTCTGGCCGTCGACCGGCAACTACTGCCGCGGCGGCGTTGCCATCTCGCGCATCCTCGGCTGCCGCTCCATCGCCGTCCTGCCGGAGGGCATGAGCAAGGAGCGCTTCCGTTGGCTGGAGGAATGGACGGCGGACCCGGCCGACATCGTCCGCACGCCGGGGACGGAGAGCAACGTCAAGGAGATCTACGACGCCTGCCACGAACTGGCGAAGGACGACGAGAACATCATCTTCAACCAGTTCTCCGAATTCGGGAACTACATCGTCCACCGGGCCGTGACCGGGCCGGCGCTGGCGCGCACCTTTGCCGCTGTCGGCGAGGGCTTGAGGCCCCGCGCGTTCGTCTCGGCCTCCGGGTCGGCGGGGACGCTCGCGGCCGGCGACTTTCTGAAGGCCGAGCTCGGCACCGATATCTGCGTGGTGGAAGCCACCGAATGCCCGACGCTGCTCTATAACGGCTATGGCGAGCACAATATTCAGGGCATCGGCGACAAGCACGTGCCGCTGATCCACAACGTCCTGAACACCGATTTCGTCATCGGCGTTTCCGACCGGGCGACGGACAATCTGAACCTCGTCTTCAACACCACGGCGGGCCGCGATTATCTGCGTAACCGCACCGGGTTGTCCCAGGAGGCGCTGGCGGGTCTCGGCGATCTCGGGCTCTCCTCCATCGCCAACATCCTCGGCGCCGTCAAATACGCCAAATATATGGGGCTCGGGCCGGACGACGCCGTCCTCACGGTCGCCACCGACGGGGCGGCGATGTACGAGACCGAACTCGCTATGGCGGAGGAAAAGGTGCCGGGCGGGCGCTTCGAAGCGCTGGATGCGGCGGAGGCCTATGGCCGCTACATGCTGGGGGCTGCCACCGACCACACGGTCGAGCTCGGCCGGTTCGACTGCGAGCGGATCTTCAATCTCGGCTACTACACCTGGGTGGAGCAGCAGGGCGTCTCGCTCGCCGATTTCGACGCCCGCCGCGACCAGGCGTTCTGGGACGGGCTGATGGACCTCGTCGGTATCTGGGACGGCATGATCGAGGCCTTCAACAAGGCCTGA